The Dyella sp. 2HG41-7 genomic interval GCTGCCGCCCGTGGAGCATGTGGAAGATTCGCCACTTTGATCTCTTTTTGACCGACGTTAACGCTTTGCATGAAACCTGTTCTTATTATTCGCACCGGCCAAGCCCCCGATAATATTCGAGCGCGTCATGGCGATTTTCCACATTGGTTTCGACTCGGCGCACAACTCGCGCCGCAGTGGATTCATGTCGTTCACGTAGCTGCGGGAGAGAAATTGCCTTCGCCGGAAGGAGTGTCCGGGGCGTTGATCACCGGGTCTGCCGCGATGGTGACCGATCGTGCGCCGTGGAGCGAAGAGACCGCGGGCTGGATTCGCAACGCCATGGATGTCGATCTTCCATTGCTTGGCGTTTGCTATGGCCATCAGCTGATGGCGCACGCCTTGGGCGGACGCGTCGATTACTTGTCCGGAGGGCGCGAGATCGGCACGCTGCCGATCGATCTGCTGCCTGAAGCGGAACACGATTCGTTAGCGGCACTCCTACCCACGCAATTTCGCGCACACACTACGCACGAGCAAAGCGTGATGGATGTGCCCAACGGCGCCAAAGTGCTTGCTCGTTCAGCACGCGATCCGAATCATCTGATTCGTTACGGCAAGAATGCCATCAGCGTGCAATTCCATCCGGAGTTCAACGCTGATGTCATGCGCGCCTACATTCAGCGCAAGCATCACGACATGCGTCGCGAAGGATTCGACCCGCATCACACGTATCGGCAAGTGGCCGCCACACCCATTGCGCGACGCCTGCTGAAGATGTTTTCAAGACATCACGGACTTAGCCACGGATAACGTCAGCGATTACGCGGCGGCATCGGAAATGGCGTGACCTTCTGGCCGTCAGCCGCGTCGCGGATCGCCAACGCGCCTTTGCGCTCCACTTCTTCGAT includes:
- a CDS encoding glutamine amidotransferase, coding for MKPVLIIRTGQAPDNIRARHGDFPHWFRLGAQLAPQWIHVVHVAAGEKLPSPEGVSGALITGSAAMVTDRAPWSEETAGWIRNAMDVDLPLLGVCYGHQLMAHALGGRVDYLSGGREIGTLPIDLLPEAEHDSLAALLPTQFRAHTTHEQSVMDVPNGAKVLARSARDPNHLIRYGKNAISVQFHPEFNADVMRAYIQRKHHDMRREGFDPHHTYRQVAATPIARRLLKMFSRHHGLSHG